One genomic region from Salvia hispanica cultivar TCC Black 2014 chromosome 2, UniMelb_Shisp_WGS_1.0, whole genome shotgun sequence encodes:
- the LOC125208555 gene encoding RNA polymerase II transcriptional coactivator KIWI-like, whose amino-acid sequence MSNKGKKREEEGALSEGDEPPKKISKPDNDLDDPDQIVVCELSKNRKVSVRNWQGKVVVDIREFYSKDGKEFPGKKGISLSMEQWKILRDHVDEINQEIENT is encoded by the exons ATGTCGAACAAGGGCAAGAAGAGGGAGGAGGAAGGCGCGCTCTCCGAAGGCGACGAGCCTCCAAAGAAGATTTCCAAGCCCGACAATGATTTAGATGACCCTGATCAAATCGTAGTATGTGAG TTGTCGAAGAATCGGAAAGTGTCGGTGAGGAACTGGCAGGGAAAGGTTGTGGTGGACATCAGGGAATTCTATTCTAAAGACGGCAAGGAATTTCCTGGCAAGAAAGGTATCTCATTGTCCATGGAGCAGTGGAAAATTCTTAGAGATCACGTCGATGAAATTAACCAGGAGATTGAGAATACATAA